The following proteins are co-located in the Bacillus pumilus genome:
- the galE gene encoding UDP-glucose 4-epimerase GalE has protein sequence MTILVCGGAGFIGSHAVAALLAKGEQVVVVDNLQTGHKEAVVEGAVLEEGDLKDQAFLRRVFQTHQIEAVMHFAADSLVGESVTDPLKYYDNNVGGATALLQVMNEFDVKHIVFSSTAAAYGEPKRVPIVETDETNPTNPYGETKLAIEKMLKWSEQAYGLEYVVLRYFNVAGAHTEGLVGEDHQPETHLIPIILQVALGKRDQIMIYGDDYETEDGTCIRDYIHVMDLVEAHILAVDRLRAGKGSATYNLGNGTGFSVKQVVEAVREVTGHAIPAQVAKRRAGDPAKLIASSEKALQELGWKPQYADLHTIIQSAWDWFQKHPEGYQSE, from the coding sequence ATGACAATTTTAGTTTGTGGAGGAGCAGGTTTCATTGGCAGTCATGCGGTAGCGGCTCTTTTAGCTAAAGGCGAACAAGTGGTGGTAGTTGATAATTTGCAGACAGGTCATAAAGAAGCTGTTGTAGAGGGAGCTGTATTAGAAGAGGGAGATTTAAAAGATCAAGCTTTTTTAAGACGGGTTTTTCAAACGCATCAAATTGAAGCGGTGATGCACTTTGCAGCAGATTCACTTGTTGGTGAGAGTGTGACGGACCCGCTCAAGTACTATGACAACAACGTCGGAGGGGCAACGGCTTTACTTCAGGTGATGAATGAATTTGATGTGAAGCACATCGTATTTTCTTCAACCGCTGCCGCGTACGGTGAACCAAAGCGTGTGCCGATTGTTGAAACGGATGAGACCAACCCGACGAATCCTTATGGAGAAACGAAACTAGCGATTGAAAAAATGTTGAAGTGGTCTGAGCAAGCATATGGCCTGGAATACGTTGTGCTTCGCTATTTTAATGTAGCCGGTGCTCATACAGAAGGGCTTGTCGGTGAAGATCATCAGCCTGAGACACATCTGATTCCGATTATTCTTCAAGTTGCTTTAGGAAAACGGGATCAGATCATGATTTACGGTGATGATTATGAGACAGAGGACGGCACGTGTATCAGAGATTACATTCATGTCATGGATTTAGTTGAGGCGCACATCTTAGCCGTTGATCGTCTGCGTGCAGGAAAGGGAAGTGCGACATACAACTTAGGAAATGGCACAGGCTTCTCTGTGAAGCAGGTCGTAGAAGCCGTAAGGGAAGTAACGGGGCATGCCATCCCGGCACAGGTGGCCAAAAGACGTGCGGGAGATCCCGCAAAGCTGATTGCTTCTTCTGAAAAGGCACTGCAAGAATTGGGCTGGAAGCCTCAATATGCAGATCTTCACACCATCATTCAAAGTGCGTGGGATTGGTTTCAGAAACACCCAGAAGGCTACCAAAGTGAATAA
- a CDS encoding galactokinase, which translates to MIDRLRAAFHQQFGDKEELRYFFAPGRVNLIGEHTDYNGGHVFPCALTLGTYAAGAKRSDGRVRMYSLNFEEDGVKEFDLFEIAYAESDGWANYPKGVFNQFIEAGMDIKEGFDIVYGGNIPNGAGLSSSASIELVTAVLINEWSSFGTSHVDLALLSQRAENDFIGVNCGIMDQFSIALGKEDHAILLNCDTLAFEYSPFRQEGLVLVIANTNKQRTLADSKYNERRSECQSALNDLRKEMDIAHLCELTAGEFAQHAHLIQDDTCRQRARHVVTENERTMKAVNFLKDDKMEELGVLMKASHLSLKNDYEVTGLELDALAEAAWLHPGTIGSRMTGAGFGGCTISIVKEELLDSFIEETGAVYQEKTGIQASFYTAGIGGGARELTKEED; encoded by the coding sequence ATGATCGATAGGTTACGCGCAGCATTTCACCAGCAATTTGGAGATAAAGAAGAACTTCGTTATTTTTTCGCCCCAGGGAGGGTGAATCTGATTGGTGAACATACCGATTACAATGGAGGTCATGTCTTCCCTTGCGCGCTCACTCTCGGTACGTATGCTGCCGGTGCAAAACGGTCAGATGGACGCGTCAGAATGTATTCCTTAAACTTTGAAGAAGATGGTGTGAAAGAATTCGACCTTTTTGAAATCGCTTACGCAGAATCGGACGGCTGGGCGAACTACCCAAAGGGAGTGTTCAATCAGTTTATAGAAGCAGGTATGGATATCAAAGAAGGCTTTGATATCGTGTACGGCGGCAATATTCCAAATGGTGCAGGGCTGTCCTCATCTGCCTCCATTGAGCTCGTCACAGCTGTCTTGATCAATGAATGGTCTTCATTCGGCACATCACATGTTGATCTTGCCCTTCTTTCGCAGCGTGCAGAAAATGACTTCATTGGCGTCAATTGCGGCATTATGGATCAGTTTTCGATTGCCCTCGGAAAAGAAGATCATGCCATTTTACTCAATTGTGACACCCTTGCCTTTGAATACAGTCCGTTTCGGCAAGAGGGGCTGGTGCTTGTGATTGCGAATACAAACAAACAGCGGACACTGGCAGACTCCAAATACAATGAACGCCGGTCAGAGTGTCAATCTGCTTTAAACGACCTTAGAAAAGAAATGGACATTGCGCATTTATGTGAGCTCACTGCGGGAGAATTTGCCCAGCATGCCCACTTGATTCAAGATGACACGTGCCGCCAACGTGCAAGACATGTGGTGACGGAAAACGAGCGGACCATGAAAGCAGTAAATTTTCTGAAAGATGATAAAATGGAAGAACTAGGTGTTCTCATGAAGGCTTCTCATCTTTCTTTAAAGAATGATTATGAAGTGACTGGACTTGAACTAGATGCACTTGCTGAAGCTGCTTGGCTTCATCCTGGGACGATAGGCTCTCGTATGACAGGAGCAGGTTTTGGCGGTTGCACGATCAGCATTGTGAAAGAAGAGCTGCTGGACTCATTTATAGAAGAAACAGGTGCGGTGTATCAAGAAAAAACGGGCATTCAAGCCTCCTTTTACACAGCTGGAATTGGAGGCGGCGCAAGAGAATTAACGAAGGAGGAAGATTGA
- a CDS encoding AraC family transcriptional regulator has product MKKEAFAFRFHHSDVTLPAQIWSVGWEVQSSSLYSWNGVERKDQGKCIFQLTLSGHGMIEIGQKRFKVLPGQAFLVKSPSAYQYYFPEDSEHWEFLYLTLYGEACDLCFDQFMDEGKQVMRFHPNSKPIRLLKKIYDEASERRITNPFEGSSLAYQFVMELYSYLPKLEGQMEKWPEPIVQAALFASHHFHEEIGPDDMAAAARLSKSHFTREFKKATGFTPIHYLTNIRLEKAETLLKTTKYSIEEIAIQCGYRNANYLNKVFRKKIGMSPKQLRETSDA; this is encoded by the coding sequence TTGAAGAAGGAAGCATTTGCATTTCGTTTTCACCATTCTGATGTTACATTGCCAGCGCAAATATGGTCTGTTGGCTGGGAAGTTCAATCATCTTCGTTATACAGCTGGAATGGCGTAGAGCGGAAGGATCAGGGCAAGTGCATCTTTCAGCTCACACTGTCTGGACATGGCATGATCGAAATCGGACAGAAGCGATTCAAAGTATTGCCGGGGCAGGCCTTTCTCGTGAAAAGCCCAAGTGCCTATCAATATTATTTTCCAGAGGACAGTGAGCATTGGGAATTTCTATATTTGACGCTTTACGGGGAAGCCTGTGATCTTTGCTTTGATCAATTTATGGATGAAGGAAAGCAGGTCATGCGTTTTCATCCAAATTCAAAACCGATCCGCCTGCTAAAGAAAATTTATGATGAAGCCAGTGAAAGACGGATTACCAATCCATTTGAGGGGTCTAGCCTTGCTTATCAATTTGTCATGGAACTGTATTCATATTTGCCAAAGCTTGAGGGACAAATGGAGAAATGGCCTGAGCCCATCGTCCAAGCAGCCTTGTTTGCAAGCCATCATTTTCACGAGGAAATTGGCCCAGACGATATGGCAGCTGCGGCACGTTTATCCAAAAGTCATTTTACGAGGGAATTCAAAAAGGCAACTGGCTTCACACCGATTCACTACTTAACCAATATTCGATTAGAAAAGGCGGAAACGTTACTGAAAACAACGAAATATTCGATTGAAGAAATCGCCATACAGTGCGGCTACCGAAATGCGAATTACTTGAATAAAGTCTTTCGAAAAAAAATCGGCATGTCTCCAAAGCAATTGCGGGAAACAAGCGATGCATAA
- a CDS encoding GtrA family protein translates to MYLVMGVCTTIVNIVSFYLFVEMFSMDYKTATVVSWVFAVLFAYITNKKYVFKQKARDTKSLMRELSSFFSVRLMSLGVDLGLMILFVSQMALNETVAKILVNFVIVVVNYVASKWFVFKKTKEDAI, encoded by the coding sequence ATGTATCTTGTTATGGGTGTGTGCACAACCATTGTCAACATAGTCAGCTTCTATTTATTCGTTGAGATGTTTTCCATGGATTATAAAACAGCAACGGTTGTTTCATGGGTATTTGCTGTTCTCTTTGCTTATATCACCAATAAGAAGTATGTCTTCAAGCAAAAGGCTCGTGACACAAAAAGTCTTATGCGTGAGCTTTCTTCATTTTTTAGTGTCCGTCTCATGTCTCTAGGTGTAGATCTAGGGCTAATGATTTTATTTGTGAGCCAAATGGCGCTCAATGAAACTGTCGCAAAAATTCTTGTCAACTTTGTGATTGTGGTGGTCAATTATGTCGCCAGTAAATGGTTCGTCTTTAAGAAAACAAAAGAAGATGCGATTTAA
- a CDS encoding anti-repressor SinI family protein, producing the protein MDTQVKRRVDEEWVYLIQEAKKIGLGIEEIQAFLTSNGDQKMINKP; encoded by the coding sequence ATGGATACGCAAGTGAAAAGAAGAGTTGACGAAGAGTGGGTTTATTTGATTCAGGAAGCGAAAAAAATTGGACTAGGCATCGAAGAAATACAAGCTTTTTTAACATCCAACGGTGATCAGAAGATGATAAACAAACCGTAA
- a CDS encoding class I SAM-dependent methyltransferase, with protein MSSDSLSYYHQKKDQYYHGVNPVIVSRIREEWTSILDIGCGTGKLGKILKQKDRTIYGIESFENAAKQAEQELDHVLCGNIEQMALPYQHEQFDCIIFGDVLEHLLDPWAVLKKVKPFLKKEGAILSSIPNIGHISTVLELLAGRFSYTDAGLMDQTHLRFFTLHEIHALFHSAGFRIRELEAIRVQHPSYASVMDDLHELLVKHGIRFDFNEAATAYQYVVEAVQFNE; from the coding sequence ATGAGTTCAGATTCCCTTTCCTATTATCACCAAAAAAAGGATCAGTATTATCACGGTGTAAACCCTGTCATCGTCAGCCGTATTCGTGAGGAATGGACGTCTATTTTGGATATCGGATGCGGCACAGGCAAGCTTGGAAAAATCCTTAAACAAAAGGACCGGACCATTTACGGGATTGAATCTTTTGAGAATGCAGCAAAGCAGGCTGAGCAGGAGCTAGATCATGTTCTATGCGGCAATATTGAACAGATGGCTCTCCCTTATCAACATGAACAATTTGACTGCATCATTTTCGGAGACGTACTCGAACATTTATTGGACCCGTGGGCTGTTTTAAAAAAGGTCAAACCCTTCCTTAAAAAAGAAGGTGCCATCCTGTCATCCATTCCGAATATCGGCCATATTTCAACGGTTTTAGAATTACTAGCCGGCAGATTTTCTTATACAGATGCAGGGTTAATGGATCAAACCCATTTACGTTTCTTTACCCTTCACGAAATTCATGCACTCTTTCATTCAGCGGGTTTTCGCATTCGCGAACTTGAAGCCATTCGCGTACAGCACCCTTCCTATGCGAGTGTGATGGATGATTTACATGAATTACTCGTGAAGCACGGCATCCGTTTTGATTTTAACGAAGCAGCTACAGCCTATCAATATGTGGTTGAGGCGGTTCAATTCAATGAGTAA
- a CDS encoding glycosyltransferase family protein — translation MSNPTILFVLCVNDESMFQACFRQLASLPAPHGYHVEVLPIRQASSMASGYNEAFAHPAQFKIYLHQDTLIVKQHMLLELIPLFLQNPSLGLLGVIGAESVPDNGIWWESQDCRGKVIEYRHDTYQLLSFESGRQQSETQDYIKASAIDGLFIATQHDIRWRDDLFDGFHFYDVSQSFEFVKQGYEIGIARQEEPWCIHKCGDHFDAEAYEKARQTFLANYR, via the coding sequence ATGAGTAACCCCACTATCCTTTTTGTTTTATGTGTGAATGATGAGTCGATGTTTCAGGCTTGCTTCCGGCAGCTCGCTTCACTTCCTGCTCCGCATGGTTATCATGTGGAGGTCTTGCCGATTAGACAGGCATCCAGTATGGCCTCTGGATATAATGAAGCCTTCGCTCATCCTGCTCAGTTTAAAATATATCTTCATCAAGATACACTGATCGTCAAACAGCATATGCTCCTCGAGCTCATCCCCCTTTTTTTGCAAAATCCGTCACTTGGCCTGCTTGGGGTGATAGGTGCAGAAAGTGTGCCTGACAATGGGATTTGGTGGGAGAGCCAGGATTGCAGGGGGAAAGTGATTGAATATCGGCACGACACCTATCAGCTGCTTTCGTTTGAATCGGGTCGTCAACAATCGGAGACCCAAGATTATATCAAGGCTTCGGCTATTGACGGTCTTTTTATCGCGACTCAACATGATATCAGGTGGCGTGATGATCTCTTTGACGGCTTTCACTTTTATGATGTATCGCAGTCTTTTGAATTCGTGAAGCAAGGATATGAGATCGGGATCGCAAGACAAGAAGAGCCTTGGTGTATACACAAATGCGGAGATCATTTTGACGCAGAAGCATATGAAAAAGCGAGACAAACATTTCTTGCGAATTATCGGTAG
- a CDS encoding DUF485 domain-containing protein, with protein MADKKVHYKKVAASEDFRKLLEEKRRFIVPMTIFFFLFYFSLPVATSYFTFLNTPAIGAISWAWLFALTQFVMTWVLCGLYAKKAAQFDKYVSALKNESRGDDE; from the coding sequence ATGGCAGACAAAAAAGTTCATTATAAGAAGGTTGCCGCTTCAGAGGATTTTCGAAAACTTCTTGAGGAAAAACGCAGATTTATCGTACCGATGACGATTTTCTTTTTTCTCTTTTACTTTTCACTTCCGGTTGCTACATCCTACTTCACCTTTTTGAACACACCGGCAATTGGTGCTATCTCATGGGCTTGGTTATTCGCCCTCACACAATTTGTCATGACATGGGTTTTATGTGGACTTTATGCGAAAAAAGCGGCTCAGTTCGACAAATATGTAAGCGCTTTAAAAAATGAATCGAGAGGTGATGACGAATGA
- a CDS encoding solute symporter family protein, translating to MSMTAFILFVAIVGLTLVITYFAAKKTSSASDFYTAGGGLTGFQNGLAIAGDYMSAASFLGIAGMIALNGFDGFFYSIGFLVAYLVVLYVVAEPLRNLGKYTMADMIAARFKRPAIRGVAAFNTITVSTFYMIAQLVGAGALIKLLLGIDYWIAVLIVGVLMTIYVVFGGMIATSWVQITKAVLLMIGTLIISLLVFAKFDFSLLKMFEQMKTATPLGESFLHPGNKYDVPLETLSLNLALVLGTAGLPHILIRFYTVKDAISARKSVLSATWIIGIFYLMTVFLGFGAAAFVGSEAITAADAAGNMAAPMLAQALGGDFLFAFVSAIAFATILAVVTGLVLSAASAFAHDFYSQIIRKGKASEREQVKAARFASIGVSILSIVLALFAQSLNVAFLVSLAFAVAASANLPLIIFTVFWKRFNSTGAIAGSLTGLLSALIIVSLSPSVWDPSGAAIFTGEPLIPLSNPGIISIPLGFLAAYLGTIFSSEKADEETFTEIQVKAHTGMHMDTDS from the coding sequence ATGAGCATGACCGCTTTTATTTTATTCGTAGCGATCGTAGGGCTCACATTGGTCATCACATATTTTGCTGCGAAGAAAACAAGCAGTGCGAGTGATTTTTATACAGCAGGCGGAGGTCTGACAGGGTTTCAGAACGGTCTTGCCATCGCAGGCGATTATATGTCCGCTGCATCATTTTTAGGAATCGCCGGAATGATCGCGTTAAATGGTTTTGACGGTTTTTTCTATAGCATTGGTTTTCTTGTGGCGTATCTTGTCGTTCTTTACGTTGTGGCCGAACCACTTCGAAATCTAGGGAAATATACGATGGCAGATATGATTGCTGCACGATTTAAGCGGCCGGCCATTCGAGGGGTTGCTGCCTTTAACACGATCACGGTATCTACTTTTTATATGATTGCACAGCTTGTTGGAGCAGGCGCATTGATTAAACTGCTTCTTGGCATTGATTATTGGATCGCCGTGTTGATCGTGGGTGTCTTGATGACCATTTATGTGGTGTTTGGCGGCATGATTGCTACCAGCTGGGTACAAATCACAAAGGCCGTTCTCCTCATGATTGGAACCTTGATCATTTCACTGCTTGTGTTTGCAAAGTTTGATTTTAGTCTGCTGAAGATGTTCGAGCAGATGAAAACAGCGACCCCTCTCGGCGAGTCGTTCCTACATCCGGGAAATAAATATGATGTGCCATTGGAAACCCTGTCTCTGAACCTTGCCCTAGTGCTTGGTACGGCTGGTTTGCCACATATTTTGATCCGTTTTTATACGGTAAAGGATGCCATTTCCGCGCGAAAATCTGTCCTTTCAGCCACTTGGATCATCGGGATTTTTTATTTAATGACGGTTTTCCTTGGCTTCGGTGCCGCTGCCTTTGTCGGATCAGAAGCGATCACAGCAGCCGATGCAGCAGGGAACATGGCCGCACCTATGCTCGCACAAGCCCTTGGAGGAGATTTCTTATTTGCCTTTGTTTCCGCAATCGCCTTTGCGACCATATTAGCTGTGGTGACAGGACTCGTATTATCCGCCGCATCTGCTTTTGCCCATGATTTTTATAGTCAGATCATCCGCAAAGGGAAAGCGAGTGAACGAGAACAGGTCAAGGCCGCACGCTTTGCTTCAATTGGCGTGTCCATCCTCTCCATCGTCCTTGCGTTATTTGCCCAGTCCTTAAACGTTGCTTTTCTCGTGTCTCTTGCCTTCGCAGTTGCAGCAAGTGCGAATTTACCATTGATTATCTTCACTGTCTTTTGGAAACGATTTAACTCCACTGGCGCCATTGCAGGGAGCTTAACGGGTCTTCTGAGTGCACTTATCATCGTATCGCTCAGCCCAAGCGTCTGGGACCCATCGGGAGCAGCCATCTTCACAGGCGAGCCACTCATCCCGCTGTCAAACCCAGGGATTATCTCTATCCCACTTGGATTCCTTGCCGCTTACTTAGGCACCATTTTCTCCTCTGAAAAAGCAGATGAAGAGACCTTTACAGAAATTCAAGTAAAGGCACATACAGGCATGCATATGGATACTGATTCATAA
- a CDS encoding DUF4288 domain-containing protein — translation MRRIYSAKLLFESISSPSVRSDKIFEERIILVRAKNHRKVKEIVKHSFPEDTFDNADGGQTTTKLAAILDIFELVDNLEEEPLHLSEVYSRHLIFDKETSVEEAIEVYSLDQ, via the coding sequence ATGCGTAGAATTTATTCTGCAAAATTATTATTCGAATCCATCTCATCACCAAGTGTTAGATCAGATAAGATCTTTGAAGAACGAATCATCTTGGTTAGAGCAAAAAACCACCGTAAAGTGAAGGAAATAGTAAAACACAGCTTTCCAGAAGACACCTTTGATAATGCAGACGGTGGACAAACAACCACAAAGCTTGCAGCCATCCTAGATATCTTTGAACTTGTAGATAACTTAGAAGAAGAACCACTACATTTAAGTGAAGTGTACAGTCGCCACCTTATTTTTGATAAAGAAACATCTGTTGAAGAGGCGATTGAGGTATATTCTTTAGACCAATAA